The following proteins are co-located in the Marinomonas profundi genome:
- a CDS encoding GAF domain-containing protein — MFTIAADSTNSIDAFYPDLNAQLAALLSGERDLICNAAQLSAFVMQTIPDLNWSGFYFVRGDELVLGPYVGKVACTRIPFGRGVCGHAAATQQTQCIDDVHAFDGHIACDAASASELVIPLVVDGKLVAVFDIDSPKVGRFSALDQQGLQGFIETFVEATDIRWSL; from the coding sequence ATGTTTACCATAGCAGCCGATTCGACGAATTCTATTGACGCGTTTTACCCAGATCTCAATGCCCAGCTAGCGGCGTTGCTGAGCGGGGAGCGTGATCTTATTTGTAACGCGGCTCAGCTTTCCGCTTTTGTGATGCAAACGATTCCGGATCTAAATTGGTCGGGATTTTATTTCGTGCGAGGCGATGAGCTGGTGTTGGGGCCTTATGTGGGCAAGGTGGCTTGTACACGAATCCCGTTTGGCCGCGGTGTGTGCGGCCATGCTGCGGCAACGCAACAAACGCAATGCATCGATGATGTTCATGCCTTTGATGGGCACATTGCCTGTGATGCGGCGTCGGCGTCTGAGTTGGTGATTCCGCTGGTTGTAGACGGTAAGTTGGTGGCGGTGTTTGATATCGACAGCCCTAAGGTGGGGCGTTTTTCTGCGCTTGATCAGCAAGGTCTGCAAGGGTTTATTGAGACCTTTGTGGAGGCGACGGATATCCGTTGGTCCTTGTAG
- a CDS encoding sensor histidine kinase, which produces MQFFKEKIWLSKFKQRMLYGFIALIITITVAVFGIITSTSDSSKDNSRRIFESSLWNALQLQVQSYRLLNYLIELDESDYPLNGRAFFEYDLLMSRIDLLREGQVGSLIQGFEEGRTTRLLNIINGELELLSLNLSKIEMGDHSYLPELIVRIKQIEVQTNEFIALVNKGSNEYITDQHRTLQRNLDYIQLLSIALLIGLLCLCFFIVKGLAELNKLFRRNSRLEVSINSVYKDRAEMLAFIHQEIRSPINAILGIAKTLHGQKALDVPTSLSTHIEESGQQLLQTIGMFSDLALIDAKQLTLSPTTENLPAMLESYLAELEPQLTRKGLICILYIDPQIPSRVHLDFARVKEILITLLQNAITYTPSGSISLQIRPATSNAAVLQSANGDTRVMQIAIRDTGLGMPTELQHNLRVNPSLPMQQEGPLLSKVGVSLTLCHKLVYLMKGEMHFSCAPGKGSEFWVDIPFDVTNHAASDKFTPFLCPPNTQVLVVETDIHLAKIIGLQLASFNMDVTLSKEGDLQAEIDVDLVILGNTHHFKREGLDALEQWQERSCPVLSYHPQASLLTEFAVIPLQFPLTQSQFEPFIRRIFAPQNHPAP; this is translated from the coding sequence GTGCAATTTTTTAAGGAAAAAATCTGGTTATCCAAATTCAAGCAACGGATGCTATACGGTTTTATCGCCCTCATTATCACCATTACCGTGGCGGTTTTCGGCATTATTACCAGCACCAGCGACAGCTCCAAAGACAACAGTCGGCGTATATTTGAAAGTTCATTGTGGAACGCCCTGCAGTTGCAAGTCCAATCGTATCGCCTGCTTAACTACTTGATAGAGCTGGATGAAAGCGACTACCCACTTAATGGACGGGCTTTTTTTGAGTACGATTTATTGATGAGCCGTATCGACCTGCTCAGAGAAGGGCAAGTCGGTTCGCTTATCCAAGGTTTTGAAGAAGGGCGAACCACCCGTTTGCTTAATATTATTAATGGCGAACTTGAATTGCTCAGCCTCAATTTATCGAAAATAGAAATGGGCGATCACAGTTACCTGCCTGAGTTAATCGTGCGTATCAAGCAAATCGAAGTACAGACCAATGAGTTTATTGCCTTGGTCAACAAGGGCAGTAACGAATACATTACCGATCAACACCGGACGCTGCAAAGAAACCTAGACTATATTCAGTTGCTTTCCATTGCGCTGTTGATCGGTTTGCTGTGTTTGTGCTTTTTTATCGTCAAAGGGCTAGCCGAATTAAATAAGCTCTTTAGACGTAATTCGCGCCTTGAAGTGAGCATCAACTCGGTCTACAAAGACAGAGCCGAGATGTTGGCGTTTATTCATCAGGAGATCCGCTCTCCCATTAACGCCATTTTAGGCATCGCCAAAACCTTACATGGCCAAAAAGCGCTTGATGTTCCAACGTCTTTGTCTACGCACATTGAAGAATCCGGGCAACAATTACTGCAAACGATCGGCATGTTTTCTGATTTAGCGCTGATTGACGCCAAGCAGCTTACCTTGTCTCCCACCACTGAAAATCTGCCCGCCATGCTGGAAAGCTATCTTGCGGAGCTAGAACCCCAGCTCACTCGAAAAGGGCTCATTTGTATTCTGTATATAGATCCGCAAATTCCGTCTCGTGTCCATCTCGACTTTGCCCGAGTAAAAGAGATTCTCATCACCCTGTTACAAAACGCCATTACTTATACTCCGTCAGGCAGCATTAGCTTGCAAATTAGACCCGCGACCTCAAATGCCGCCGTATTACAGTCGGCCAATGGCGACACCAGAGTCATGCAAATTGCGATTCGCGACACTGGGCTTGGTATGCCAACGGAGCTGCAGCATAATTTACGCGTAAACCCTTCTTTACCGATGCAACAAGAAGGCCCCTTGCTAAGCAAGGTCGGGGTAAGCCTAACCTTATGCCATAAGCTGGTGTATTTAATGAAAGGCGAAATGCATTTTTCTTGTGCGCCGGGAAAAGGCAGCGAATTCTGGGTGGATATTCCGTTTGATGTGACCAACCATGCCGCGTCAGACAAGTTTACGCCTTTCCTCTGCCCGCCAAACACTCAAGTCTTGGTGGTCGAAACCGACATTCATTTGGCAAAAATTATTGGCTTGCAATTGGCCAGCTTCAATATGGATGTCACCCTTTCAAAAGAAGGAGACCTGCAAGCAGAGATAGACGTCGATCTGGTCATTCTTGGCAACACCCACCACTTTAAACGCGAAGGCCTTGACGCCCTTGAACAGTGGCAAGAGCGGTCATGCCCGGTGCTTAGCTACCATCCTCAAGCCAGCCTGTTGACAGAGTTCGCGGTGATTCCTTTGCAGTTTCCGTTGACACAAAGTCAGTTTGAGCCCTTCATTCGCCGTATTTTTGCCCCACAGAATCATCCGGCGCCATAA
- the pstA gene encoding phosphate ABC transporter permease PstA encodes MSIEIKMKKKSVSEWVKAGDPWVWLNAGAVAISVIMVVGLLLLIAVRGLGHFWPADVVEAHYALPGQPAYNIVAERVESVEVPATQLREAGIAIPDEHQLMLRTLMKTGNRDVYGADFRWVVDEYLTETKRPEMLFTAERYEWGNLYGYLQAVKENGQVVSATADLDPTASALATWQVFEQSIERAARIHEEIKVIEKNDIGKINYGLERIRLKQRSLELKGELTPAAEADLAVERSQYDEEYQGLQQSLIDLYEQINRDTFTVQVMDGSVHEIAVAKIVHAYRANAMGVPEKIGFYFVKLWEFLTDEPREANTEGGVFPAIFGTVMMVLLMTVLVTPFGVVAAVYLREYASQGWLTRIIRIAVNNLAGVPSIVYGVFGLGFFVYFLGSGIDQAFFPEALPSPTFGTGGLMWASVTLALLTLPVVIVATEEGLARIPRNVREGSLALGATKAETLWRVVLPMASPAIMTGVILAVARAAGEVAPLMLVGVVKLAPSLPLDGNYPFIHLDQKFMHLGFHIYDVGFQSPNVEAARPLVYATALLLVIVIALLNLSAVTIRNHLREKYKSLEM; translated from the coding sequence ATGAGTATTGAAATAAAAATGAAGAAAAAGTCCGTATCCGAATGGGTCAAAGCGGGTGACCCATGGGTGTGGCTGAATGCGGGCGCGGTGGCGATTTCCGTCATCATGGTGGTTGGCTTGTTGTTATTGATCGCGGTGCGCGGCTTAGGACATTTCTGGCCTGCCGACGTGGTGGAAGCACATTATGCTTTGCCAGGCCAACCAGCCTACAACATAGTGGCTGAACGAGTGGAAAGCGTTGAGGTGCCAGCGACGCAATTGCGTGAAGCGGGCATCGCTATCCCAGATGAACATCAGTTGATGTTACGAACACTGATGAAAACCGGTAACCGTGACGTGTACGGTGCGGATTTTCGTTGGGTGGTTGACGAATATCTAACCGAGACTAAACGCCCAGAGATGTTGTTTACCGCGGAGCGTTATGAATGGGGTAACTTATACGGTTATCTGCAAGCGGTGAAAGAAAACGGACAAGTGGTTTCTGCGACGGCCGACCTTGATCCAACGGCGTCAGCATTAGCCACTTGGCAAGTGTTTGAGCAAAGTATTGAGCGCGCCGCTAGGATTCATGAAGAAATCAAAGTAATAGAAAAAAATGATATCGGAAAGATCAATTATGGCCTTGAGCGTATTCGTTTAAAGCAACGTAGTCTTGAGTTAAAAGGCGAGCTAACGCCAGCAGCGGAAGCGGATCTTGCGGTTGAACGCAGTCAGTACGATGAAGAATACCAAGGGCTTCAGCAAAGTTTGATTGACCTTTATGAGCAAATTAACCGTGACACCTTTACGGTTCAGGTGATGGATGGTTCTGTGCATGAAATCGCGGTGGCGAAAATTGTTCATGCGTATCGCGCCAATGCCATGGGTGTGCCTGAGAAGATTGGTTTTTACTTTGTTAAATTATGGGAATTCCTAACGGACGAACCCCGCGAAGCCAATACCGAAGGTGGGGTGTTTCCGGCGATTTTTGGTACGGTCATGATGGTGCTATTGATGACCGTCTTAGTGACGCCGTTTGGTGTAGTGGCCGCCGTGTATTTGCGTGAATACGCTTCTCAAGGTTGGTTGACGCGCATTATCCGTATTGCCGTAAACAATCTAGCGGGTGTGCCATCGATTGTTTACGGTGTGTTTGGTTTGGGCTTCTTTGTGTACTTCTTAGGGTCTGGTATTGACCAAGCGTTTTTCCCCGAAGCCTTGCCATCACCGACTTTTGGTACCGGTGGTTTGATGTGGGCGTCGGTGACGCTGGCGTTGCTAACCTTGCCGGTGGTGATTGTGGCAACCGAAGAAGGCTTGGCGCGTATTCCTCGTAATGTGCGTGAGGGCAGCTTGGCCTTGGGCGCAACCAAAGCCGAAACCTTATGGCGTGTTGTATTGCCGATGGCGAGTCCAGCGATTATGACTGGGGTGATTTTGGCGGTGGCTCGTGCGGCCGGTGAAGTGGCACCATTGATGCTGGTGGGCGTGGTGAAATTGGCGCCGTCGTTACCGTTAGATGGTAACTACCCATTTATCCATTTAGATCAAAAATTCATGCATTTAGGCTTCCATATCTACGATGTCGGTTTCCAAAGTCCGAATGTGGAAGCGGCGCGCCCACTGGTGTACGCGACGGCTCTATTGCTTGTGATTGTGATTGCCTTGCTGAATTTATCAGCGGTAACCATTCGAAACCACCTACGTGAAAAATACAAATCGCTGGAAATGTAA
- the pstB gene encoding phosphate ABC transporter ATP-binding protein PstB has translation MSDVKTHSIDISAMQRSQQALRIEDETVCLSVNDLHLYYDDKEALKGINMVIPEKKVTAFIGPSGCGKSTLLRCFNRMNDLVDTCRITGAINLHNDNIYAKGTDVAELRRRIGMVFQKPNPFPKSIYENVAYGLRIQGINNKRLLDETVEWALRSAALWDEVKDRLHESALGMSGGQQQRLVIARTVAVKPEVLLLDEPASALDPISTLKIEELIHELKNEFTIAIVTHNMQQAARVSDYTAFMYLGDLVEFGDTNTLFTNPEKQQTEDYITGRYG, from the coding sequence ATGAGCGACGTAAAAACACATTCTATTGATATTTCGGCCATGCAACGCAGCCAACAGGCGTTGCGTATTGAAGACGAAACGGTTTGCTTGTCGGTGAATGACTTGCATCTTTATTATGATGATAAAGAAGCCCTAAAAGGGATTAATATGGTTATCCCTGAGAAAAAGGTAACGGCTTTTATCGGGCCTTCTGGTTGTGGTAAGTCGACGCTATTGCGTTGTTTCAACCGTATGAATGATTTGGTGGATACTTGCCGAATTACCGGTGCGATTAATCTTCATAACGACAATATTTATGCCAAAGGCACGGATGTGGCTGAGTTGCGTCGTCGTATTGGTATGGTGTTTCAAAAACCTAATCCCTTCCCCAAAAGCATTTATGAAAATGTCGCGTACGGTCTGCGTATCCAAGGCATTAATAATAAGCGTTTGCTAGACGAAACCGTGGAATGGGCGTTGCGCTCTGCGGCGTTGTGGGATGAAGTAAAAGACCGTTTGCACGAAAGCGCCTTGGGCATGTCGGGTGGTCAGCAACAGCGTTTGGTGATTGCGCGTACGGTCGCGGTCAAGCCAGAAGTGCTTCTGTTGGATGAACCGGCTTCCGCATTGGACCCTATTTCAACGTTAAAAATCGAAGAGCTGATCCATGAGCTCAAGAACGAATTTACCATCGCCATCGTGACGCACAATATGCAACAAGCGGCGCGGGTGTCGGATTACACGGCGTTTATGTATTTAGGCGATTTGGTGGAATTTGGCGATACCAATACCTTGTTTACCAACCCTGAAAAACAACAAACAGAAGATTACATCACGGGCCGCTACGGCTAG
- the oppF gene encoding murein tripeptide/oligopeptide ABC transporter ATP binding protein OppF has product MKTENNVLMEVNDLKVHFNIKSDKAWPWQKGQTLKAVDGVSLTLYEGETLGVVGESGCGKSTLARALLRLVPITEGNVVWLGQDLTDLDKKQMRSKRQELQMIFQDPLASLDPRMTVGDIIAEPLRTFRPELSKAAVKAEVRAIMDRVGLLPNVINRYPHEFSGGQCQRIGIARALILKPKLVVCDEPVSALDVSIQAQVVNLLKELQAEMGLSLVFIAHDLSVVKHISDRVLVMYLGNAVELASKRALYDNPQHPYTKALLSAVPVPDPRIERGKKIQLLTGDLPSPISPPSGCVFRTRCPHANEGCTQQKPLLQVLSREHQAACSRLAEIA; this is encoded by the coding sequence ATGAAGACTGAAAATAACGTACTAATGGAAGTCAATGATTTAAAAGTCCACTTCAACATCAAATCAGACAAGGCTTGGCCGTGGCAAAAGGGCCAAACGCTAAAAGCCGTAGACGGGGTCAGTTTAACCCTCTATGAAGGGGAAACCCTGGGGGTCGTGGGGGAATCTGGTTGTGGAAAATCCACCCTTGCCCGCGCTTTATTGCGCCTTGTGCCCATTACCGAAGGCAACGTGGTGTGGCTGGGACAAGACCTGACCGATCTGGACAAAAAGCAAATGCGCAGCAAGCGTCAAGAGCTGCAAATGATCTTTCAAGATCCTTTGGCGTCGCTGGATCCTCGCATGACGGTCGGCGATATCATTGCCGAACCCCTTAGAACCTTTCGGCCAGAGTTATCGAAAGCGGCGGTCAAAGCCGAAGTGCGTGCCATCATGGATCGCGTCGGCTTATTGCCGAATGTGATTAACCGTTATCCGCATGAGTTTTCAGGCGGTCAATGTCAGCGTATTGGTATTGCTCGCGCGTTGATCCTCAAGCCCAAGTTAGTGGTCTGTGACGAACCGGTTTCGGCGTTAGACGTGTCGATTCAAGCGCAAGTGGTTAACTTATTGAAAGAGCTGCAAGCGGAAATGGGCTTGTCTTTGGTGTTTATCGCTCACGATTTGAGTGTGGTAAAACACATTTCAGATCGCGTTTTGGTGATGTATTTGGGCAATGCGGTGGAACTGGCCAGCAAGCGCGCCTTGTATGATAACCCTCAGCACCCTTACACCAAGGCGTTGCTCTCTGCCGTTCCCGTGCCGGACCCAAGAATCGAGCGCGGGAAAAAAATCCAGCTATTAACCGGGGATTTGCCGTCGCCGATCAGTCCACCTTCTGGCTGTGTTTTCCGTACTCGTTGTCCTCATGCTAATGAAGGCTGCACGCAACAAAAACCCCTCTTGCAAGTGTTGTCTAGGGAACACCAAGCGGCCTGCTCACGGCTTGCTGAAATCGCTTAA
- the oppD gene encoding ABC transporter ATP-binding protein encodes MSLSSKKHLLDVTNLKVNFKTPDGFVTAVNDLNFTLAQGETLGIVGESGSGKSQTAFALMGLLAGNGVIEGEARFNEQNILTLNEKAMNRLRSKEMAMIFQDPMTSLNPYMKVGKQLMEVLMLHKGMSKAEAFEASVKMLDAVKMPEARKRMNMYPHEFSGGMRQRVMIAMALLCQPKLLIADEPTTALDVTVQAQILTLLNELKDDFNTAIIMITHDLGVVAGLCDKVLVMYAGQTMEYGSAEDVFYRPTHPYTQGLLNAIPRLDANDAMLSTIAGNPPNLLNLPSGCPFQARCEFVQDRCLESMPTLQEFAPGQLRACHKSVDGWVA; translated from the coding sequence ATGAGCTTATCCAGTAAAAAGCATTTATTAGACGTTACCAATCTAAAAGTAAACTTCAAAACACCCGATGGCTTTGTGACCGCCGTAAATGATCTGAATTTCACCTTGGCACAAGGCGAAACCCTTGGCATCGTGGGCGAATCTGGCTCAGGCAAAAGCCAAACTGCGTTTGCCCTAATGGGGCTGTTAGCGGGCAACGGCGTCATTGAAGGGGAAGCGCGCTTTAATGAGCAAAATATTCTGACCCTAAATGAAAAAGCCATGAACCGCCTTCGCTCTAAAGAAATGGCGATGATTTTCCAAGACCCAATGACCTCATTGAATCCTTACATGAAAGTCGGTAAGCAGCTGATGGAAGTCTTGATGCTGCACAAAGGCATGAGCAAAGCCGAAGCCTTTGAAGCCTCGGTAAAAATGCTCGACGCGGTAAAAATGCCCGAAGCGCGTAAACGCATGAACATGTATCCACACGAATTTTCTGGCGGTATGAGACAGCGCGTGATGATCGCCATGGCGTTATTGTGCCAACCCAAGCTGTTGATCGCCGATGAGCCAACCACGGCGTTAGACGTCACCGTACAAGCACAGATTTTAACCTTGCTGAACGAACTAAAAGACGACTTCAATACCGCCATCATCATGATCACCCATGATTTGGGCGTGGTGGCGGGCTTATGTGACAAGGTGCTAGTAATGTACGCCGGACAAACCATGGAATACGGCAGCGCAGAAGACGTGTTTTATCGTCCTACACACCCTTATACCCAAGGTTTGCTCAACGCCATTCCACGTCTGGATGCCAACGACGCAATGCTCTCGACCATTGCCGGCAACCCGCCAAATTTATTGAATTTGCCCTCTGGCTGTCCGTTTCAAGCGCGTTGCGAATTTGTTCAAGATCGTTGCTTAGAAAGCATGCCAACGCTGCAAGAGTTTGCACCGGGCCAACTGCGCGCGTGCCATAAATCTGTTGATGGGTGGGTTGCCTAA
- a CDS encoding molybdopterin-dependent oxidoreductase: protein MRLSFVVAAVLLCGTLLCGTLRAVASEALPSPSGRVLLTVSGAIQQTNAGEEAHFDMAMLQALPQHTVTTHNPWAKGLHTYRGFSAVDLLARLESQGTRLQVTALNQYMTEIPLEDFTEQGAIFATHQDGKPMSLRNLGPIMVIYPFDQHEELKSEVFYGRSIWQIYRIKSVILKE from the coding sequence ATGCGCTTATCTTTTGTGGTCGCGGCTGTCTTGTTGTGCGGTACTTTGTTGTGCGGTACTTTGCGCGCCGTGGCGTCTGAAGCGCTCCCGTCGCCAAGCGGCCGTGTTTTGCTCACTGTGTCTGGGGCCATCCAGCAGACCAACGCGGGGGAAGAAGCGCATTTTGATATGGCCATGCTGCAAGCCTTGCCGCAACATACTGTCACCACGCATAATCCTTGGGCAAAAGGGCTGCATACTTATCGTGGTTTTTCTGCGGTCGATTTATTAGCACGCTTAGAAAGCCAAGGGACGCGGCTGCAAGTCACCGCGCTCAATCAGTATATGACCGAAATCCCGTTGGAGGATTTTACGGAGCAAGGCGCTATTTTCGCGACACACCAAGACGGTAAGCCAATGAGTCTTAGGAATCTTGGCCCAATCATGGTTATTTACCCATTCGATCAGCACGAGGAGCTAAAATCTGAGGTGTTTTATGGCCGCTCAATTTGGCAAATTTATCGAATAAAATCAGTGATATTAAAGGAGTAA
- the phoU gene encoding phosphate signaling complex protein PhoU produces the protein MKELITDHISQQFNNELEALRQHFLTMGGVVENQVQDAVQALLDSNGDLAEDVKKQDVTVNQLDGLIDEECRRILAKRQPAASDLRMVLSISKAVSELERIGDEAKKIANLTLNLVSEGESPRGYVEINRIGQMVSRMIHDALDAFARLDIEAAVKVAKQDREVDQEYNTAMRSLVTYMMEDPRSISRVINVIWVLRSLERIGDHARHTCQHLIFMVRGVDVRHVNVNDLTVDYKAK, from the coding sequence ATGAAAGAATTAATCACGGATCATATTTCTCAGCAGTTTAATAATGAGCTTGAAGCATTACGCCAACATTTTTTGACCATGGGTGGTGTGGTAGAAAATCAAGTACAAGACGCGGTGCAAGCCTTGCTCGATAGCAACGGAGATTTGGCGGAAGACGTTAAGAAGCAAGACGTCACCGTGAATCAGTTGGATGGTTTGATTGATGAAGAATGTCGACGAATTTTAGCCAAACGCCAACCAGCCGCCTCGGACTTACGTATGGTTTTGTCCATCAGTAAAGCGGTTAGTGAACTAGAGCGTATCGGCGATGAGGCGAAGAAAATCGCCAATTTGACGTTAAACCTAGTCAGTGAAGGCGAATCACCGCGGGGTTATGTTGAGATCAATCGCATCGGCCAAATGGTATCTCGCATGATTCATGACGCCTTGGACGCCTTCGCCCGTTTAGATATTGAGGCGGCGGTGAAAGTCGCCAAGCAAGATCGTGAGGTGGACCAAGAATACAACACTGCGATGCGTTCTTTAGTGACCTACATGATGGAAGATCCGCGCAGTATTTCCCGCGTCATTAACGTGATTTGGGTGCTTCGTTCACTCGAACGTATTGGCGATCACGCGCGTCATACTTGCCAGCATTTGATTTTCATGGTCAGAGGGGTGGACGTTCGTCATGTGAACGTGAACGATTTGACAGTGGACTACAAAGCCAAATAA